The sequence below is a genomic window from Streptococcus oralis.
TGAAGGACTAACTGTTTGAATTTGCTCCTTTGGAGAATACCGTTGAATTGCTAAAGCATTGATTTTTTCAATTTGCTTTTCTGTTAGATAGACTGTCATTTTTCCACCAAAGCTTTGAAAACATCGTCGTATTCATCAAAAATTGTATCCAATTTTAAGTTAAAGGCATCATCAGAAACATAAGAGATCTGATGATCCAATTCTTCAGGAGTAAAGATAATTTCACCACTTGGTAACAATTTTGCTTCGTATTTAACACCACTTGGAATATTGAACTCGCTTGGAATCGTAATGGTGATTGAATTTCCTTGTTTTCTTGTTTTTACAACCATCTGATTTCCTCCTTTGAAGTATTATAACAAATAATTACGGTAATTACAACGATAGTGTAAAACTGCTATTTCATCTCAGATCTTAACCGAAATATTCCTGCATAAGTGATTTTTTCAAGGTTTCCAATTCTTCTAGTGATTTTTGAATTGCCAATTGTGATTTGTCGACCTGAGCCACAAAGTCTGCGAACTCGTTTTGGAGGGAAAGAGGGGGGAGGGGGATGTATAATTCTTCAATCTGATTTTTTGTTATCGCTTGACGGGTGGCGCCTGAACTTTCTCCTATTTTCAGTAACAAACTCTTAAACTCTGAAGTTATTAGAAGTTGATTTAAAAATATTGGTGATAATAAGTGCTTTTTACAACGAATTATAGAAACGTGCTGATTAACTCTCGCAGGCAAAATATTTTGAGGAACAATACAGCAACGAGATACAGATGCACCTGTAATATTTAGCAAAACATCGTCGGATTCAACAATTACATTATTTAATTTTTCAGCCTGAACATTAGTTAGATAAGCTAAATCTTTGAAAATAAACTTACCATCATATACATTCATACTTCTAATAAGTGCTATCCCTTCGTTGACATAACTTTCTCTTCCTCCTCTAGGTGTAGCCCCTGAACCAATTTTTAATGTTAATTTTGATAATCTATGTTTTTCCCAACCCATTTCATTCAGAACAGGATCCCCAAACATCTCGTTAAATCGGGATTTGACGAGTTTTGATAATTCAGATAGTTGTTGTTTACGAGATTCAATTAATTTATTAACACCATCTAATCTCAAAACAATTTGCTGTTGCATAAAAGGCTCGTTGTATACAATAGACAAGTTATTCAACTTTGCCTTGTTTAACGTTCTACCCATCACAGCCCTGTCTGTTAAACTATCAAAATTCATTCCTTGTAGTGCATAGTAAAGATATTCATTAAAAAGCATCTTATTATTTTTAACCACAAAATTAGCTATTGCTTCGTTTGTGTACATATTTTCAGCAAGAATTCCAACCTTGCCAATAGATAACTTAAAACTCATCACAACTGTCCCTTTTGAAACAATTTGCATTTTTTCTTTTTGGACAGCTTCTTGAGTTATTTTCTCCTTAGTAGTACATAATATTTTCCCTTTCATATCTGAAATGGATAACCAAGGATAGTCACCTCCCCAATATAAAGTTTGAGAACGATTTGGTGTCTTGCCAATTCTTATCTCACAAACTTCCCCCAACTTCACTTTTTTCATACATGCATCTCCCTACTTGAGCAATTCCTCTAACTCCACTAAGCCAGCTTGAATTTCTTTTTCTAGATCATTAATTTTCTTTAAGATGACTTCTGTTGGTTCATATTCAACTTTTTCATACTCGATTTCTTTGTATTTATTGATCGATAAATCATAATCATTATCCTTTATCTCATCGACTGGAACAAAGAAAGACTGGTCCGTTCTCTTACGTTCTGCTTCGTTTTCAAGTTGATGGAAACGTTGAATAATATCTGGAATATCATTATCACTGATCGGTTGTCGTTTATCATCCAAACTTAAACCATCTGCTTTCATATCGTAAAACCAGACCTTATCCGTTCCACCATTTCCAGTTTTTGTAAAGATGAGAATGGCAGTTGAAACTCCAGCATAAGGTTTGAAAACGCCACTTGGCATTGATATTACAGCATCCAATTTATGATTCTCTACAATTTCCTGACGAATTCCTTTATGGGCTTTAGAAGAACCAAAGAGGACACCGTCAGGTACAATAACTGCTGCACGCCCCCCTGGTTTCAATGTACGCAAGAAAAGAGCAAGGAAAAGCAATTCTGTTTTTTTGGTTTTTACAGTCGCAAGAAGATCATTTGAAGTTGAATCGTAGTCAAGTGACCCTTTAAATGGAGGATTTGCTAAAACTAGAGTGTACTTATCTGCTTCTTCATTATCTTGAGATAGTGAGTCAAGATAACTAATTTGTGGATTTTCCACTCCATGCAGCATCATATTCATTGCACCAAGTCTAAGCATGGTTGTATCCGTATCATTTCCATGAAACATATTGTTATGAAAATGGTTGATATTATCTGGATTGGTTTCCCATTCATCTTTTTTACGCTTTAGGTAGCGGCTAGCAGATACTAAGAAACCAGCAGACCCCATAGCAGGATCTGAGATAATATCCTTGATAGTTGGTTGCATCAACTCAACCATCATATCGATGATGTGACGAGGTGTACGGAATTGTCCATTTTTACCTGCGGTTGACAATTTTGATAGCAGATATTCATAGATGTCGCCAATATCATTAACTCCCTGTGTGTCATTATAAAAATCTATATCTGACCCTCTAGTTGGAAATTCATCTAATATAGAAATCACCTTTTGGAGCGTAGCAGGTTTATTAATTTGAAAGATAGCTTCTCGCATATAACGTGAAAAAGCTGTATCGTCAGTATCACCCTTAAGATTCTTCATAAATGGAAAAATCTCCTGAGTCATTAATTGATAAACTTCCTGAGCATCTCCTATATTTTTAAATGTCGACCAACGGTATTCAGGTTTGTCTTTTGGAAAAATTCCCTCATAAGAAATCCCTAGAAACTCAGCATCGCTTTCGCGTCCAAGTTCGACACTATCCAAATCCTTCATAAACAGAAGATAAGTCAATTGTTCAATATTTGTTAGAGGATTTGCATTTCCTTCAGTCCACAGCATTTCCCACAGTTGATCGATTTTACTTTTTAATTCGCCTGTAATCATATAGTCTCTTTTCTTTGGTTTTTAAAGTTATGAATATCACTATTTTAACAGATTTTCAATCAAGCTTCAATTATGTTTCTCGCTATAAAAATTTCTTTCAAAAATAAAAAAGCAAACACAAAATATAGTTCACTTTTTTACTCTTCATCCTTCCAGTTCCGAGCAATCTCTTCGTCTTTCTGGAGTTGGTCTACCAGTTCCTCTACGGAGTCAAATTTGACCATATCACGGACACGGTCCAGCCAGTAAACAATGATGGTCTCACCGTAAATGTCATCTGAAAAGTCAAAAATATTGACTTCAAAACGTGGTTCTTCGCCATCAAAGGTGACATTTTTCCCCACACTTGCCATGCCACGATATCTCTGACGTTGTACTTCTACATCGACTACATAGACACCATCTGCTGGCATGTAAGTTCGATCTCTTAGAACCAGATTGGCTGTTGGATAACCGATAGTACGCCCACGAGCATTTCCATGAACGACCATCCCACGAGATGGGAGCGGAGTGCCGAGCAGATGATTGACTTCCTTTACATCTCCATCAAGAATAGCCTGACGAATCCGTGTGGAACTAATCTTGCCCTTTTCGTCCTCGACCGGAGGAACAATGATGATCTCTCCATCAAAATAGTCCTTCAGGTCATCTGCAGTTTTCTTATCAGAGCCAAAGGTATAGTCAAATCCTGCCACAATGATAGCTGGTTTTAAAGCCTTGATATAGGTATCAAAGAATTCTTGACCCGTTAAACTAGCAAATTTGCTACTAAAGTCAAGTAAGAAGAGAGCCTCTACTCCATGCCACTTCATCTTGTGCTCACGTTCCTCGTGATTGACGATATGGAGCATGAGCTCAGGTTGGTAAGGTTGCAAGGCAAGTTTTGGCGACTCTGTAAAGGTCATCACGACAACTGGCAGATAATCCTTCATTGAAGCCTTGCTGGCCACTTCAAAAAGTTTCTGATGCCCCTTGTGGATGCCATCAAAATAACCTAGTACAAGGACTGTTTTACCCGGTACTGCAATATCTTTTTCGTTCTTAATAGGTACTGTTGTAATCATGAAACTATTATATCATAGAGCAAGTCTTTTCGCTAAGAGGAAATCCCAAATGTCGTTTTTTGCGCCTGAACTGACCTTAAGAGAAAATTTAACATTTTAGTTTTAAAAAATAGCACCTCCTATGAGATGCTATCATTTGGTAACTAGTCTATTGTTTCTTCTAAATCTTTTAACTTAACCGAAACAATCTTGGAGACACCTGATTCTTGCATGGTAACTCCATAGATAGAGTCCGCTGCCGCCATCGTCCCCTTACGGTGGGTTACGACGATGAACTGACTATCCTTGTCAAAGCGGTTGAGGTAATCCCCAAAACGTTTGACATTGGCTTCGTCCAGCGCCGCCTCTACCTCGTCCAAGATGACGAAAGGAATGGTCTTAACTCGGATAATTGAGAAGAGCAAAGCCAAAGCTGATAGGGCTTTCTCACCACCACTCATGAGGTTGAGAGATTGGATTTTCTTACCTGGTGGTTGGACAGAAATCTCCACACCAGCGGTTAAAAGATCTCCCTCAGTCAATATCAAGTCTGCCTGACCGCCGCCAAACATCTGTCTAAAGGTCACTTTAAAGGACTCACGAATAGCTTCAAAGGTTGATTTGAAGCGTTCCTTAACCTCATCATTCATTTCTGTGATGGTCTCAAGGAGCAGGTTTTTCGCAGACAAAATATCGTCTCGTTGGCTATTGAGGAAAGCCAGACGGTTGTGAACTTCTTCGTACTGGTCAATAGCGTCCAAGTTGACAGGACCCAGCGAGCGAATAGCCTTCTCTAAATCCTTAACCTCTTGCTCTGCCAGATTGAGATTTTCCAACTCATGCGCTTTTTCTAGAGCCTCTGTGTAGCTGATCTGGTACTGGTCTGTTAATTGAGCTTGTAGATGGCGCAAGCGTTCGCTGACTTTTTCCTTCTTAGCTTCAGCACGTGTTTGTTTGCGAATCCACTCCTCATTCTGCTGACGAGCCTGATCCAAATGACTGGCAATATCATCCAGTTGACCCTCTATATCATCCAACTCAAACTGCTTGCGAATCAGACCTTGTTGGAGATTTGTTTTCTGAGTTTTGGCCTCTTCCTCTTGCTGACTTAGCAAATCCGTATCAACTTTCTCGAGATTATCAACCTTTTCTTGGAGGAGACGCTGAATCTCCTCTTGTTCGATATCCAGACTATCCAGTTCCTTTCCTAAGCGTTCAATATCAGTCACTTCGTACCGCTTTTGTCCTTGCAGTTCGGACTTAAGCAAGCGCGCTTGAGAAATCTGTTCCTGCAAGTTTTGATAACGTTCTTGAATGGCGTTTTTGTTAGACTTAATCTCTTCAATCTCAGCTTCCAGATTTTGCTTTTCACTGGCAATGGTAGCAAGACGCTCTTGGCATTTTTCCTTGTCCGCTTGCCAATCTCCGAGAGAAAGACGATTTAATTCCTCTTCTTGAAGTTTCCAAAGAGTTTCTAACTCTTCCACTTGCTGGTTGGTTTGTTGATAAGCAAGGTACAAGCCTTGCTCCTGAATACGAGCTTGCTCACCCTGAGATTTGATGGATTCTAATCTTTCTGTCAATACCGCCATCTCATCTTGCAAGGTCTTCAAGCTTGCCTCTTCAGAACGCAGACTAGTTTCTTCTTCAGTAATTTCTTTTTGTAATTGCTCTAGTTCTGGCTTGATGAAAATACTGTTATTTTGACGATTGGCACCACCCGCGTAGGAACCACCTGTGCGCAATTCGGTACCATCAAGTGTCACCATGCGAACCTGATAGCGAACTTGACGAGCAGCTGCACGCGCATGTTCCACGGTATCAAAGATAGCCGTTGTGGCTAGCAAGTTCTTGAAAATGGCTTCTAGTCTCTTATCAAACGACACCAACTCATCTGCCATTCCCAGAAATCCTGGACTTGCAGCGATAACGTCTTGATTCTGACTAGAAATCGTACGCGCCTTGATAGTCGTCAAAGGAAGAAAGGTCGCACGACCAGCTCTGTTACGTTTTAGGAAATCAATCGCCTTTGTTGCCGCGTTTTCATCTTCTACGATAATATGCTGGCTACTGGCTCCAAGTGCAATCTCCAAGGCAGTTTGATAATGCACATCAAAGGTCAGATGCTCACTGACTGCACCAATGATCCCACCTAGACGCTCTTTTTCTTGAAGAACACTCTTAACACCTGCGTAAAAGTTACTATGATTTCTAAGGATATTCTCTAAACTTTGGGCTCTAGCCTGCTTGTTTTTGAGACTATCCAGACGGTCAAAGAGTTGACTCTGCTGGGCTTGGTAAGAAACTTTCTGCTCCTCTTGTTCCTTGGCACTAACTTGATAGTCTGTCAATAATCTCTGAACCTGCTCCTTGGCAGTTTCAAGCCCATCTTTTTGCTGACTAGCCTTCTCTTTAGCTGTAGCCAGTTGTTCTTTCAGTTTCTCAAGTTGATCTGCTTGTTTTTGAGATAGTTGACGGCTGTTCTCCAGTTCATTCTCGATGCGGGTCAGTTGGTTTGAGACATCCGCTTCTTCTTGTAAAAGTGCCACAAAACGTTCACGTAAGAGCTCAATCATCTGGTCAGGATCATCTGAAAATGCCAACAATTCTGCTTCTAAACGATTGAGTTCCTTGTTGTTTTCAGCTAAACTTTCCTCTAACTGTTCCAGATTCCCTTCTTTTTCAGCCTTTTCCTTACTTAGAGCCTTTCTCTTATCTTCCAGAGTCGCCAAACGTGCTTGTGCTTCTTGTTGATTAAGGGCTACCTGCTCAGATTCCAGTTTGGATAGGGCTAGTTTTCGCTCTAAGTCACTAATCAAACTGGTCAAATCCATTAAGCTTCCTTGGTCTTTGGTCATTTGAGCTTGGAGATCTTGCCGTTTCTTTTTAAGAGTCTGATTTTCCTCTTCTAACTCTTCACGCTTTTGGTAATAACTAGTCAAGAGTTCCTGAACTTGCGTTAGCTCTTCTTCTGTCAACTCTAGTTCAGCCTTGTTTTCCTTGATTTGGGCAACCAGTACATCCAAGTAAATTGCCTTGCGTTGACCATCCAAGTCTAAAAACTTCCGAGCATTTTCAGCTTGTTTGGCAAGAGGCTTGATTTGATTGTCCAACTCATAGATAATGTCCTCTAAACGGTCTAGGTTGTCCTGAGTTTGTTGCAGTTTGCTCTCTGTTTCTTTTCTGCGTGTTTTGTATTTTAAAACTCCAGCAGCTTCTTCAAAAATAGCACGGCGTTCTTCAGGCTTAGAGTTAAAAATTTCCTCAACCTTCCCTTGAGAGATGATGGAGAAGGAATCCCGTCCCAAACCGGTATCCAAGAAAAGGTCATGTACATCACGAAGACGGACTTTTTTGCCATCAATCCGATACTCGCTATCACCACTACGATAGATATGGCGTTCTACCTTGATTTCTTGCCCCGCATCCTTGATAAAACCATCTTCATTATCCAAGGTCACGACAACAGAGGCATAATTGAGCGGTTTACGACTTTCAGTCCCAGCAAAAATGACATCGGGCATCTTGCCACCACGAAGGCTCTTGACACTGGACTCTCCCAAGGCCCATCGCAGACTTTCTGTGATATTTGACTTCCCAGATCCATTTGGCCCAACGACAGCTGTCACACCTTGGTCAAAGACAACCCTGGTCTTGTCAGCAAAAGACTTGAATCCCTGGATTTCAATTTCCTTTAAATACATGAATCAAGCCCTTTCTCAACGGCATTTTTTGCGGCCTCTTGCTCTGCCAATTTTTTAGAACGGCCTTGGCCTTTTCCTATACTCTTGCCCTCAACTAGAACTTCTACATCAAAAACCTTATCATGGGCAGGTCCCATCTCAGAAGTCACCTGGTAGCGAATGTCCACATCCCCATTGACCTGGAGCAACTCTTGCAGGTGTGTCTTGTAATCCTTAATCATTTCAAAGTCACCTACTTCAACCTTGGGAATCATGACCTGATAGATAAACTCTTTTACCCTAGCTACATCCTTGTCTAAAAGCAAAGCTCCCAGAAAGGCTTCAAAAGCATCACCGAGAATGGTGTCACGATTGCGCCCACCAGACTTTTCTTCTCCTTTACCCAGCTTGATAAACTGATCAAACTGGCAATCACGCGCAAAACCAGCCAAACTTTCCTCACGGACAATCATGGCACGGAGCTTGGACAAATCTCCCTCTGGTTTCTTAGGATATTTTTTATACAGATATTCTGAAATCAATAATTGCAGAACAGCGTCTCCTAAAAATTCCAAGCGCTCATTGTGTGAAATTTTTAAGAGGCGGTGCTCATTGGCATAACTCGTATGAGTAAAGGCCGTTTCCAGTAAGTTTTTGTCTGCAAATTCGATTGCAAAACGCTTCTTCAGTACAGTTTGTAATTCTTTCATACTGACCTCTTTCTAATAATTACGATCCTTTCTATTATAACAAAAAAAGCCCTCTGAGTCACTTTAAAACGGGACTAGGAAAGATTTGGGTAGTTTTTGAAAAAAGATTTCCAATTTTGGAGGAAATATAAAGAAAAAAGCCTTATTTAAAGGCTTTTTTAGGCTGTTTACATCCACCCTGAGGGAATCGAACCCCCATCTTAAGAACCGGAATCTTACGTGATATCCATTACACTAAGGGTGGAAACTTGTTTTATTATAACAGAAATTTGCTCTAATAACAAGTTTTTTATGGATGGACTAAGCGTCCATTAGTGGGAAGCATCCCCATTCCAGATAGAGTTTTTCACGATAACATAATCAACGTGTTTGAGGTCAGCAACCTTGCGTCCACCTGCGTAGGAAATAGCACTTTGCAAGTCCTGCTCCATCTCAGTAAGGGTGTCTTGCAAGTGCCCTTTAGCAGGCAGTAAGATGCGCTTACCTTCCACATTTTTATATGCTCCTTTTTGGTATTGAGAAGCTGAACCATAGTATTCTTTGAACTGTTCCCCATCAACTTCGATTGTCTTCCCTGGACTTTCGATGTGTCCTGCAAAGAGGGAACCAATCATGACCATACTAGCACCGAAACGGATAGACTTGGCAATGTCACCGTGTGTACGAATCCCACCATCGGCAATAATCGGTTTACGCGCAGCCTTAGCACACCAGCGTAGGGCAGCCAATTGCCAACCGCCTGTACCAAAACCGGTCTTGACCTTGGTGATACAAACCTTACCAGGACCGATTCCAACCTTAGTAGCATCCGCACCAGCATTTTCCAATTCACGCACAGCTTCTGGCGTTCCCACATTCCCAGCAATGACAAAAGTATCTGGTAATTCTTTCTTGATGTGCTGAATCATAGAAATCACGCTATCCGCATGACCATGGGCAATATCAATCGTGATATACTCAGGAGCATCAGCCTTGAGTTGGCTAACAAAATCATACTCATAGTCCTTAACACCAACAGAAATGGAAGCAATGAGCCCTTGATCGTGCATACGTTTGATAAAAGGAATGCGCCCCGCCTCATCAAAACGATGCATAATATAGAAGTACCCACCCTTAGCAAGCTGCTCTGCTACGTTCTCATCCAAAATCGTCTGCATATTTGCTGGCACAACAGGTAGTTTAAAAGTGTGTTTTCCAAACGTAATACTTGTATCCGCTTCTGAACGGCTTTTAATGACACATTTATTTGGGATCAACTGAATATCTTCGTAATCAAAAATTGGAAATTCATTTAACATATCAATGTCTCGTTTCTTTTGTAATGACCTACCTATGCCTTCGCATCACTACGTCTTTTCCGACGTTTCCTTGACTTATTATAAACCAAAGTACAGTTTTTGTCAAATATTTTTAATAATCAAATTATATCGTTCGGTTTTTACTTGAGGAATAGAGAAGGAAAGTGGAGAGAGTAGTTTCACTCCACTTCATTATCAATATTCCTTTTAAAAATTTTTTCAGAATTTTCCATTATTTTACAAAACACACTATAGGATGAGGTATTCTGAGGGATTTGGATAGAGCACTTTTTAAGCAAGACTCCGTATCCCACTACTTTTCCTATCTCACTATTTACTGACTGCTCTATACTAGGAAAAATCAGTCCAGCTTTCTTAGCTTTTATAATATAAGAATAGGAAATCAACTGGAACAAGTCCTCACGATTAATCCCTTTTTCAGTAAACTCCAGTTTTTTATATTTTGCATCTAGAACAATCTTTCGTTCTCTGTCATAAAAATCTGGATATACTTTTCGTTCCCCACCAGAAAATATTAGGATGCCGCCTTTCTTTTCTTTATTTCGAGGATGGATGAAACCTTTTGGCAACAAGGTGTAAACATACTCTTCCCAAAGCCAGGCAACATCAAAGAGAATACCATGTACCTTTTGGGCTTGAGGTCCAAGACCATGCTTTTCTCTACTCAGAATCATCAAGCAGAGTTCCTGTAATTTTCTATACTCTCTAAAATAGGCGTGTCGGATGGGTTTGATTTTATTCATTCTGATAATCTTGGCACGATCAGCTAGTTTATAAGATGAGGTTACACGAGTAATTTCTGTCATATTTTCACGATTACTATCGAGCAGAACTCCGAAACCTTTCTGATTCTTAATGTACTCAATCGTATGCCGAATCAACTGCATGAGTGGATTATCATAGGTAAACTCCCTAGTGGTATAGGCAATGCTTCCCATAAAAGGAACATTTTTCTTAAGATGCATTCCTACATCTAGCACTCCCTTTACATGACTATCGTTATGGAAAAATCTCTGGTATTCCTTATAAAGACCTTTTCGAAGAGCAGCTTGCAGATATTTGGGAAAGAGGTAAATCAAAAGCTGATAGAGTTTATCCTCTTGAGATAGACCGATGTCTAAACTAGTCAAATTCATATTGAGAATCTTTTGTAAAAGATAATGCAAAAAATGGTCGTTACTTTCATCAGAAAAACGAGAGGAAATCGTTAATCTTTCCTGACCATATCCAAGAAAACCAATCACGTTCCCTGTCTTGATTTCCTGATTAACTGTTTCAAAAATCTTTTGGTCCCTGTCTAAATCAGGAGAATTTATCAAATCATTCGGGAAAATAAAAATACTGTCCTCCCTAGAAAGGTTATCTAGTGTTCTATCAAGAAGTGCTTGACTTAGGTTGGGATATTCTGCGACAAAGTCTTCTTTAGCAATTCTATACTGATTATCAGTTATCCGCATTATCATCACCAGTATCTTGCTGATCTGTTTGGTCATTATTTGTCAGATCAAATGCTTTTTTCAATGTATCCAGAGTTTCAGCCTCTTCGTAAGAACCTCGTAAGTAATCTTCCAAAAGCGGTTTAAGGTAATCAGACCAGAGTAATTCATAGTCAAAATCTACATCCTTCAACTTAAGGAAATAACTTGGTCCGATATGATAATGGCTGTTTAATCCCTGAACGTTTTCGATAGCAACATTCAAATTTCTTAGACGAAGTTTTGCTTCTTCTGCATGGATATCTAGTTCTTTATCCAACATAGCAACTTGGCTTTCAGCAGTAACTTCAACAAAGCGGAAACGACGACGCATAGCAAAATCAAAGGTATCTACTGAACGGTCAATATCATTCATTGTTCCGATGATGTAGACATTCTCAGGGATATAAAACTTGTCATCCGTCTCATGTAAGTTAGCATACTGGGTGGAAACACTCCCCTTTTCACCACGATAACCAGGATCAATAGAGAAAAAGATTTCCCCAAAAATCTTAGAAATCTCCCCACGGTTGATTTCATCGATGATGAAAACGAATTTCTTGTCTGTGTCAATTTCTGTTGGAGAAATATAATCTTTCAGACCAAATCTTTTCTTTAAAGTTTCTAGGACAGTTTTTCCACCACTTTTGTAGTATTCTTGCTTATTATAATTTTTATCTTTATACAACTCGTAAACATATTTGCGAGGTAGTGACCATCCTGGAACACCACTATCATAATTTACTGACAAATTTTGTCTACTATTAACAGATAAGTAAGATGTTTTTGTTATATATTCTTTTTCTTCAGCAACATTTATATATTCTAAGTAAGAATCCCAAGCCTCATCAAAATTATCTTGTCCTCCAATCAATTGGGCTTCTTTTGCTTTCTGACAAAAATCTTTAAAAATACCATCCTGTAGCTTAAACTCAATAGCTCCATCCCCATTTGATACTGGTCTCAACCCCTCTACAAAATCCGTATAATCATAGGAAGGGTGAAACTGTACAAAGCCGATTTGGTCTTCGTTGCCATCCGTTAATTCTTTAGCTATTTCTTTAGCAAGATAAGTTTTTCCTGTACCAGGTGCACCACGGAGAATGAGGTTTTTGGATTGTAGTAGAGTTTGACTCAATGGATGATAAACCTTATATTCTGCAGACATTTTTTCTTCTTTCTTTTCTTTATCGTCTAGAAATTGTGTTGAATACTCAAATAAAATACTACCCAACATTGAAGATTCTAGTTCTGGATAGGTTTTAGAAAATAGTTTACAAATCTCATGATTCTGACGATAGGGCCCTCCTTGATTACTTTGAGGAATCAACCTATTCCAAAATTCATTCTGACTATTCATATTTACTCCTAAAAAAGAATGGTTCTCAGAATAAATACAAAGTAGTTTTGTTACTACTGCAGAACGCCCAATAAACTCATTCTTTGACTTTTTTATGTCAAAAATAGGATTATTGAAATCTAACATTCTTCCAGCTTGGATGATCTCATACAAATCCGATTTTAATTTGTTAAATCGGTCTTCTAGTTCTGATTCTGGAATGATTTTATTTGCTTGATTTTTGTAGCTTTTGGTATTCTCATTCCAATAAATACCAAATTTTGAAGAACCTCCGCCTCCAATTCCCATAAATAATGATTGGTACTTTCCTGCCTCAATAGCATAGCAAAAAGAATTACTTTTGGCACCTTTCCCAATTATATATTCATCAATAGACATGGTTAAAATTCTATCAAGTGGCCATTCTTTAAGAAATTCTTCACGTAATTTTTCATTGTGAATACTATATTTAAATGCATCTTCTCTTAATCTTATTTTATTTTCTTGATACCAAGCATAAAAATCATCTAAACTAACTTTCCTTTTCAGCATCAATCGTACTCCTTTTATAATAATGTTCGAATAAAAACTATGTATTTCATATATAGAATATCATATCCTATAGAAAAAGGAAAGAATTTCTAAAGAAAAAGCCCAGTGTAGAGACTTTCTTCCCTCTCAACACTAGACTCTTTTTTATCTTAATAATACTCTCCCTGACGGTAGTCCCATGAGTTAAAGGTATCTGACAAGTGCATCATGATTTTATCAATGTCAAGTCCTTTACGGATCACAATTGGAGCTGGTGAGATTGATCGTGCTCCACCTTGTTCTGGGATGAGTTTGCCGTCCTTATCGACCATAGACACCATCACACCTTGCTCGTAGCGAGTTTCAATCGTTTTGTCAGGTTGGATGGATGC
It includes:
- a CDS encoding McrB family protein, whose translation is MLKRKVSLDDFYAWYQENKIRLREDAFKYSIHNEKLREEFLKEWPLDRILTMSIDEYIIGKGAKSNSFCYAIEAGKYQSLFMGIGGGGSSKFGIYWNENTKSYKNQANKIIPESELEDRFNKLKSDLYEIIQAGRMLDFNNPIFDIKKSKNEFIGRSAVVTKLLCIYSENHSFLGVNMNSQNEFWNRLIPQSNQGGPYRQNHEICKLFSKTYPELESSMLGSILFEYSTQFLDDKEKKEEKMSAEYKVYHPLSQTLLQSKNLILRGAPGTGKTYLAKEIAKELTDGNEDQIGFVQFHPSYDYTDFVEGLRPVSNGDGAIEFKLQDGIFKDFCQKAKEAQLIGGQDNFDEAWDSYLEYINVAEEKEYITKTSYLSVNSRQNLSVNYDSGVPGWSLPRKYVYELYKDKNYNKQEYYKSGGKTVLETLKKRFGLKDYISPTEIDTDKKFVFIIDEINRGEISKIFGEIFFSIDPGYRGEKGSVSTQYANLHETDDKFYIPENVYIIGTMNDIDRSVDTFDFAMRRRFRFVEVTAESQVAMLDKELDIHAEEAKLRLRNLNVAIENVQGLNSHYHIGPSYFLKLKDVDFDYELLWSDYLKPLLEDYLRGSYEEAETLDTLKKAFDLTNNDQTDQQDTGDDNADN